From a region of the Capricornis sumatraensis isolate serow.1 chromosome 22, serow.2, whole genome shotgun sequence genome:
- the CYP21A2 gene encoding steroid 21-hydroxylase: MVLAGLLLLLLTLLAGAHLLWGRWKLRNLHLPPLVPGFLHLLQPNLPIHLLSLTQKLGPVYRLRLGLQEVVVLNSKRTIEEAMIRKWVDFAGRPQIPSYKLVSQCCQDISLGDYSLLWKAHKKLTRSALLLGTRSSMEPWVEQLTQEFCERMRVQAGAPVTIQKEFSLLTCSIICYLTFGDKEDTLVHAFHDCVQDLMKTWDHWSIQILDMVPFLRLFPNPGLWRLKKAVENRDHMVEKQLRRHKESMVAGQWRDMTDYMLQGVGRQRVEEGPGQLLEGHVHMSVVDLFIGGTETTASTLSWAVAFLLHHPEIQRRLQEELDRELGPGASCSRVTYKDRARLPLLNATIAEVLRLRPVVPLALPHRTTRPSSIFGYDIPEGMVVIPNLQGAHLDETVWEQPHEFRPDRFLEPGANTSALAFGCGARVCLGESLARLELFVVLLRLLQAFTLLPPPVGTLPSLQPDPYCGVNLKVQPFQVRLQPRRVEARACESASAQ; encoded by the exons ATGGTCCtcgcagggctgctgctgctgctgctcacccTGCTAGCCGGCGCTCACCTGCTGTGGGGCCGGTGGAAGCTCAGAAacctccacctcccacctctggTCCCCGGCTTCCTGCACCTGCTGCAGCCCAACCTCCCCATCCATCTGCTGAGCCTGACTCAGAAACTCGGGCCTGTCTACCGGCTTCGCCTTGGGCTGCAAG AGGTGGTGGTGCTAAACTCCAAGAGGACCATCGAGGAGGCTATGATCAGGAAGTGGGTGGACTTTGCCGGCAGACCCCAGATACCATCCT ACAAGCTGGTGTCTCAGTGCTGCCAGGACATCTCTCTGGGGGACTACTCTCTGCTCTGGAAGGCCCACAAGAAACTCACCCGCTCAGCCTTGCTGCTGGGCACCCGCAGCTCCATGGAACCCTGGGTGGAGCAGCTGACCCAGGAGTTTTGTGAG CGCATGAGAGTCCAGGCCGGTGCTCCCGTGACCATCCAGAAGGAATTCTCTCTCCTCACTTGCAGCATCATCTGTTACCTCACTTTTGGAGACAAG GAGGACACCTTAGTACATGCCTTTCACGACTGTGTTCAGGACTTGATGAAGACCTGGGACCACTGGTCCATCCAGATTTTGGACATGGTTCCTTTTCTCAGG CTCTTCCCCAACCCTGGGCTCTGGAGGCTGAAGAAGGCCGTAGAGAACAGGGACCACATGGTGGAGAAGCAGCTGAGGCGCCACAAG gagAGCATGGTGGCCGGCCAGTGGAGGGATATGACGGACTACATGCTCCAGGGGGTAGGGAGGCAAAGAGTAGAAGAGGGCCCGGGACAGCTCCTGGAAGGACACGTGCACATGTCTGTGGTGGACCTTTTCATCGGGGGCACTGAAACCACGGCCAGCACCCTCTCCTGGGCGGTGGCCTTCCTACTTCACCACCCCGAG ATTCAGCGCCGCCTTCAGGAGGAGTTGGATCGCGAACTGGGCCCCGGAGCCTCGTGCTCCCGAGTCACTTACAAGGACCGTGCTCGGCTTCCTCTGCTCAACGCCACCATCGCGGAGGTGCTGCGCCTGCGGCCGGTCGTGCCCCTGGCCTTGCCTCACCGCACCACGCGGCCTAGCAG CATCTTCGGCTACGACATCCCTGAGGGCATGGTCGTTATCCCCAACCTCCAAGGTGCCCACCTGGATGAGACTGTCTGGGAGCAGCCGCACGAGTTCCGGCCGG ACCGCTTCCTGGAGCCGGGCGCGAACACCAGCGCGCTGGCGTTTGGCTGCGGGGCGCGCGTGTGTCTGGGTGAGTCGCTGGCGCGCCTGGAGCTCTTCGTGGTGCTCCTGCGACTGCTGCAGGCCTTCACCCTGCTGCCGCCGCCCGTGGGCACCCTGCCGTCGCTGCAGCCAGATCCCTACTGCGGCGTCAACCTCAAGGTCCAGCCTTTCCAGGTGCGGCTGCAGCCCCGGAGGGTGGAGGCCAGGGCCTGTGAGAGCGCCAGTGCCCAGTGA